In Stigmatopora nigra isolate UIUO_SnigA chromosome 11, RoL_Snig_1.1, whole genome shotgun sequence, the following proteins share a genomic window:
- the tbc1d8 gene encoding TBC1 domain family member 8 — MWLNPEEVAVKNALKLWITERSNDFFLLQRRRGRGEHTGKISGILVGALDTVLDSNARMTPFRILLQIPGSQISWIIASGAAMEEVNKHWDWLAHNLLHSLSVFENKEDVASFVRGKVKGLIAEESRGRQAAQEGDPEKFREALLKFERHFGLPTSEKLVTFYSCCTWKGRVPRQGLLYLSINHMAFYSFLLGKEVKFVIPWADVIRLERVSGGFMTEAVRVSTRQRQRDFSMFLNLDEAFGVLGQLADIALRRLMDSEGLELDRVLQQPARITKRVLEEQALREYVLALFRLPRSERLHEVASCSVWTPHARCHTAGTLYTTDSYLGFSSREEGQCLLLIPLSEVLSVEKAESTCPLPNPVIVSVRSKKAFQFIELQERDDLVESVDCRLRSLHLKQSAFRTSTTAKRTASCPNPYYTFYYDTACSDEDEMEEQVLRNTVNSQALMTAFHHNSPGINDKNAEAMKEKLWEDHFAEFGRGVHMFRTDKAQRLLAMGIPESLRGELWMMLSDASSDLDSHPGYYAGLVQTSMGQTSLTTDEIERDLHRSLPDHPAFQNPTGIAALRRVLTAYAHRNPKIGYCQSMNILASVLLLYAKEEEAFWLLVAVCERMLPDYFNRRVIGAQVDQSVFEQLISERLPDLADHFPDLSTLSSVSLSWFLTVFVSVLPFHSAVCVMDCFFFHGIKAIFQLALAVLEANAASLCTGVDDGQTLMVLASFLEHVGTDQSYHGEFPQPHLDGNHLQDEHATGNVNITQLLIDAYERFGDLTVRKIESLRCRHRIRVLQAHEDTTKENALRVVTPEVSIPAEILADIYDLFKTEHFISLYWGDISAVAAAEAASWRRGVSYLERRYRLDLPQFKSLYGLLAPWPVGGCQRHMDALARRTFSLLDSERHNLLSFRDFALWLDILYCGELSDKVKLLYRLHLPPALADNNVHSSTNLPGVAASDRPLYVGVASEERTGKGDKVKDYQEQLKQMLRDLGVDKDKDKENSHPIPLMKQHEFIQFCKTLCTLFHGDPEENELFQAIAKVTSLVLQIGEATAKSAGPDGDRDALSPDGDWTVSLAQIVASLLTEQTLVNFLEKPGDLGDRVSTAKKKQYQQRAPLLALQHSQSLIS; from the exons atgtggcTGAACCCGGAGGAAGTGGCGGTGAAGAATGCGTTAAAGCTGTGGATAACCGAGCGCAGCAATGACTTCTTCCTGCTGCAGAGGAGGAGAGGTCGCGGGGAGCACACCGGGAAGATAAGCG GTATTCTGGTGGGGGCGCTAGACACAGTGCTGGACTCAAACGCCAGAATGACACCCTTCCGAATCCTGCTCCAGATTCCAGGTTCACAGATTAGTTGGATCATTGCAAGCG GAGCAGCCATGGAGGAAGTGAACAAGcactgggattggctggcccaCAACCTGCTGCACTCACTCTCCGTCTTTGAAAACAAGGAAGATGTGGCCAGCTTCGTTAGAGGAAAAGTCAAG GGTCTGATCGCCGAGGAGTCCCGGGGGCGTCAGGCAGCCCAGGAGGGCGATCCGGAGAAGTTTCGCGAGGCCCTGCTGAAGTTTGAGCGCCACTTTGGGCTGCCCACATCCGAGAAGTTGGTCACTTTCTACTCCTGCTGCACTTGGAAGGGGAGAGTCCCACGCCAGGGTCTCCTTTACCTCAGTATCAATCACATGGCTTTTTACTCTTTTCTGCTGGGGAAAGAAG tcAAGTTTGTGATTCCATGGGCGGATGTGATTCGCCTGGAGCGGGTGTCTGGCGGCTTCATGACCGAAGCCGTCCGGGTGAGCACCAGACAACGTCAAAGAGACTTCTCCATGTTCCTCAACCTGGATGAGGCTTTCGGAGTGCTGGGGCAGCTGGCCGACATCGCCTTGCGCCGGCTAATGGACAGCGAAGGTCTGGAGTTGGACCGGGTGCTGCAGCAGCCGGCACGCATCACCAAAAG GGTCCTGGAGGAACAAGCATTACGCGAGTATGTTCTGGCGCTTTTCCGCCTCCCCCGCAGCGAGCGACTCCACGAGGTGGCCTCGTGCTCAGTTTGGACGCCGCACGCCCGCTGTCACACCGCCGGCACCCTTTACACCACCGACAGCTACTTGGGCTTCTCCAGCCGAGAAGAGGGACAATGTCTTCTCCTTATACCGCTCTCCGAG GTGTTGTCTGTGGAGAAGGCGGAAAGCACGTGTCCACTTCCCAACCCGGTGATTGTGAGCGTACGATCCAAGAAGGCTTTTCAATTTATCGAGCTACAAGAGCGTGACGACCTGGTGGAGAGCGTGGACTGCCGCTTGCGATCGTTGCACCTCAAACAATCGGCCTTTCGCACCAGTACGACTGCTAAAAGGACTGCG AGCTGTCCCAATCCCTACTACACCTTCTACTATGACACCGCGTGCTCAGATGAAGATGAGATGGAGGAACAGGTGCTTCGGAACACCGTCAATAGCCAAGCTCTTATGACGGCATTTCATCACAACTCACCAGGAATTAATGACAAG AATGCAGAGGCAATGAAGGAGAAGCTCTGGGAGGACCACTTTGCCGAGTTCGGCCGCGGCGTCCACATGTTTCGCACTGACAAAGCCCAGCGACTCCTGGCCATGGGCATACCTGAGTCACTCCGAGGCGAGCTTTGGATGATGCTCTCAG ACGCATCTTCCGATCTCGACTCCCACCCGGGCTACTACGCCGGCCTAGTGCAGACGTCCATGGGACAGACCAGCCTAACCACGGACGAGATCGAGCGGGACCTCCACCGCTCCTTACCGGATCATCCGGCTTTCCAGAATCCCACTGGCATTGCAGCGCTCCGCCGGGTCCTCACTGCCTACGCCCACCGCAACCCCAAGATCGGATACTGTCAA TCGATGAACATCCTGGCCTCGGTGCTGCTGCTGTAcgctaaagaagaagaagctttCTGGCTGTTGGTGGCCGTCTGTGAGCGGATGCTTCCCGATTATTTTAATCGCCGTGTGATTG GTGCCCAAGTGGACCAATCTGTGTTCGAGCAACTGATCAGCGAGCGTCTCCCTGATCTGGCCGACCATTTTCCGGACCTTTCCACACTGTCGTCGGTGTCGCTCTCCTGGTTTTTGACAGTCTTTGTCAGCGTGCTGCCCTTCCACAGCGCCGTGTGCGTGATGGACTGCTTCTTCTTCCACGGCATCAAGGCCATTTTCCAGCTAGCTCTGGCCGTGCTGGAGGCCAACGCCGCCAGCCTCTGCACCGGAGTGGACGACGGCCAGACACTTATGGTTCTTGCtag TTTTCTAGAACATGTTGGAACTGACCAGTCATATCATGGCGAGTTCCCACAGCCCCATTTGGATGGCAATCACCTGCAGGACGAGCATGCTACGGGCAACGTGAATATAACGCAACTTCTCATTGATGCCTATGAA CGGTTCGGGGATCTGACGGTGAGGAAGATTGAGAGCCTCCGCTGTCGACATAGAATCCGAGTGCTTCAGGCGCACGAGGACACCACCAAAGAAAACgcg TTACGAGTGGTGACGCCAGAGGTTTCCATCCCTGCAGAGATTCTGGCTGATATTTATGACCTCTTTAAG ACTGAACATTTCATCAGCTTGTACTGGGGCGACATCAGCGCGGTGGCGGCAGCAGAGGCGGCATCGTGGCGCCGCGGCGTCTCCTACTTGGAGCGTAGATACCGACTGGACCTGCCGCAATTCAAGAGCCTGTACGGTCTGCTTGCTCCGTGGCCCGTGGGCGGCTGCCAGCGCCACATGGACGCCTTGGCCCGCCGAACCTTCAGCCTGTTGGATTCGGAAAGACACAATCTGCTCTCCTTCAGGGATTTTGCCCTCTGGCTCG ACATTTTATACTGTGGCGAGCTAAGCGACAAGGTGAAGCTTTTGTACCGTCTCCACTTGCCACCAG CTCTGGCGGACAACAATGTCCACTCATCCACAAATTTACCAGGCGTGGCGGCGTCCGACAGGCCCCTTTATGTGGGCGTGGCTTCAG AAGAGAGAACTGGGAAAGGAGATAAGGTGAAGGACTATCAGGAGCAGCTCAAGCAGATGTTACGGGATTTGGGGGTGGACAAAGACAAAGACAAGGAAAACAGCCATCCCATCCCACTCATGAAACAG CACGAGTTCATCCAGTTCTGTAAGACGCTCTGCACCTTGTTCCACGGCGACCCAGAGGAGAATGAGCTCTTCCAGGCCATCGCCAAGGTCACCAGCCTGGTTCTGCAAATCGGCGAGGCCACCGCCAAATCGGCTGGACCGGACGGAGACCGTGACGCCCTCTCGCCCGATGGCGACTGGACTGTCAGCCTGGCACAAATCGTGGCATCCTTGCTAACCGAACAGACTCTGGTCAATTTCCTGGAGAAACCTGGCGACCTGGGCGACCGCGTCTCCACCGCCAAAAAGAAGCAGTACCAACAGAGGGCACCACTGCTGGCCCTGCAGCATTCCCAATCGCTAATAAGTTGA